A genomic window from Chlorobium phaeobacteroides DSM 266 includes:
- a CDS encoding NAD(P)/FAD-dependent oxidoreductase, with amino-acid sequence MKHVVIVGGGFAGLNVAKELGNKKDIRVTLIDKNNFQLFQPLLYQVAMAALNAGEIAYPLRIMLSKYKNVTVLKGVVKTVDPRNKTVYTDFGEMQYDSLVLCCGAKHHYFGHNEWEEFAPGLKTIGQASEIRRRVMEAFENAERSQDVAEKRKLLTFVIVGGGPTGVELAGSIGEMSRYYLSKYYRNIDPKLTRIFIVHSAPRILQTFSPELSSKATRALEKLGVQVWTCSLVSRIDADGVQVGNEKIEAGTVLWAAGVRATSIGKTIGFDTDHSGRIIVEDDLTVRGYPDVFTGGDQAHFALPGETSLPGLASVALQQGQAIGRNILLAFQGKPKKPFKYRDKGQMATIGKNAAIAERGNVKLSGLSAWIIWLGVHIYYLSGVKHRLFVILQWAWSYFTFGHAARIVNNEWRFYTNVQEPAEPAEREELMANPACVFAADARQ; translated from the coding sequence ATGAAACATGTTGTGATTGTCGGAGGAGGATTTGCCGGCCTCAATGTTGCCAAGGAATTGGGCAATAAAAAGGATATCCGGGTTACTCTTATTGACAAGAATAATTTCCAGCTTTTTCAGCCGCTTCTTTATCAGGTGGCCATGGCGGCACTCAATGCCGGTGAAATTGCTTACCCTCTTCGGATTATGCTTTCGAAGTACAAAAACGTAACCGTTCTTAAAGGGGTTGTCAAAACCGTTGATCCTCGTAATAAAACGGTCTATACGGATTTTGGCGAAATGCAATATGACTCTCTTGTTCTGTGCTGCGGAGCAAAACATCATTATTTCGGCCATAATGAGTGGGAGGAGTTTGCTCCCGGACTGAAGACGATTGGCCAGGCTTCGGAAATCAGGCGAAGGGTCATGGAGGCGTTTGAAAATGCGGAACGCTCACAGGACGTTGCTGAAAAAAGAAAATTGCTTACTTTTGTTATCGTCGGAGGCGGACCTACCGGTGTTGAGCTGGCAGGTTCAATCGGGGAGATGAGTCGTTATTACCTTTCAAAGTATTACAGGAACATCGATCCAAAACTTACAAGAATATTCATTGTTCACTCTGCGCCGCGTATTTTACAGACCTTTTCACCTGAACTTTCAAGCAAGGCGACTCGTGCGCTTGAGAAGCTTGGCGTTCAGGTATGGACATGCAGTCTGGTCAGCAGGATCGATGCTGATGGCGTTCAGGTTGGTAATGAGAAAATTGAGGCAGGCACCGTTCTCTGGGCCGCGGGAGTAAGAGCGACCAGTATCGGCAAAACAATTGGGTTCGATACAGACCATTCCGGCAGAATAATTGTTGAGGATGATCTCACGGTTCGGGGTTATCCTGATGTGTTTACTGGTGGAGATCAAGCTCATTTTGCTCTTCCGGGCGAAACGTCGCTTCCCGGACTCGCATCTGTTGCTCTTCAGCAAGGTCAGGCTATCGGCAGAAATATTTTATTGGCTTTTCAGGGAAAACCGAAAAAACCTTTCAAGTATCGCGACAAGGGTCAGATGGCGACCATTGGAAAAAATGCTGCTATTGCCGAAAGGGGAAATGTTAAGCTTTCAGGGTTGTCGGCATGGATTATCTGGCTTGGTGTTCATATTTATTATCTGAGCGGCGTAAAACATCGTCTTTTTGTTATTCTGCAATGGGCATGGTCTTATTTCACGTTTGGTCATGCTGCCCGGATTGTGAATAATGAGTGGAGGTTTTATACTAATGTTCAGGAGCCGGCAGAGCCTGCTGAACGGGAGGAACTTATGGCGAATCCGGCATGTGTTTTTGCTGCTGATGCCCGACAATAG